The proteins below are encoded in one region of Ricinus communis isolate WT05 ecotype wild-type chromosome 6, ASM1957865v1, whole genome shotgun sequence:
- the LOC8262696 gene encoding putative disease resistance RPP13-like protein 1, which translates to MADAGIGGAFLSSFLDVLFDRVASREFIDFIKGRKISDALRRRFNTMKLCVDGVLDDAEEMQITKLAVKKWLDELKDAFYDADDLLDEIAYKAFRSKMESRSGIDKVKSFVSSRNPFKKGMEVRLNEILERLEDLVDKKGALGLRERIGRRPYKIPTTSVVDESGVYGRDNDKEAIIKMLCNEGNGNELAVIPIVGMGGIGKTTLAQLVYNDQRVKEWFEVRAWVSVPDPEELDVFRVTRDVLKEITSETCDTKTPNQLQNELKERLKGRRFLLVLDDVWNDRHSEWELLQAPLKSGARGSRIVITTRIHTVASKIGTVPTYHLDVLTDADCWSLFAKHAFDYGNSSIYAGLEEIGKEIVRKCGRLPLAAKALGALLRTKKEVKEWEKILKSSLWNSSDDNILPALRLSYHDLPSHLKRCFSYCAIFPKDYEFEKEELILLWMAEGFLVHSSPDKEMEEVGDEYFDDLVSRSLFERGSGSRSSFIMHDLINDLAKFVSGEFCFRLEGDKSCRITNRTRHFSYVRTENDTGKKFEGIYGAQFLRTFILMEWSCIDSKVMHKLLSNFRKLRVLSLSQYRSVAEMPESIGYLKHLRYLDLSTASIKELPENVSILYNLQTLILHDCTYLAVLPDSIGKLEHLRYLDLSGTSIERLPESISKLCSLRTLILHQCKDLIELPTSMAQLTNLRNLDIRETKLQEMPPDIGELKNLEILTNFIVRRQGGSNINELGELQHLREKLCIWNLEEIVEVEDASGADLKGKRHLKELELTWHSDTDDSARDRGVLEQLHPHANLECLSIVGYGGDAFPLWVGASSFSSIVSMKLSGCKNCSTLPPLGQLASLKDLSITKFGGIMVVGPEFYGSCTSMQSPFGSLRILKFEKMPQWHEWISFRNEDGSRAFPLLQELYIRECPSLTTALPSDLPSLTVLEIEGCLQLVASLPRAPAIIKMKLKDDSRHVLLKKLPSGLHSLIVDGFYSLDSVLGRMGRPFATLEEIEIRNHVSLKCFPLDSFPMLKSLRFTRCPILESLSAAESTNVNHTLLNCLEIRECPNLVSFLKGRFPAHLAKLLLLGCSNVVSFPEQTLLPSTLNSLKIWDFQNLEYLNYSGLQHLTSLKELEICNCPKLQSMPKEGLPSSLSSLSVSLCPLLEQRCQRERGEDWIRISHIPHLNDLKGTWRRES; encoded by the exons ATGGCTGATGCAGGGATAGGAGGAGCATTTCTATCTTCTTTCCTTGATGTGTTATTTGATAGAGTAGCTTCTCGTGAGTTTATAGATTTCATCAAGGGAAGAAAGATCAGCGACGCCCTCCGCAGGAGGTTCAATACGATGAAGTTGTGCGTTGACGGAGTGCTGGATGATGCAGAAGAGATGCAGATCACCAAGTTAGCTGTGAAAAAGTGGCTTGATGAGCTTAAAGATGCTTTCTATGATGCCGATGACTTGCTTGACGAGATTGCTTATAAGGCTTTTCGATCGAAGATGGAATCCAGATCTGGAATAGATAAGGTAAAGAGCTTTGTATCTTCTCGTAACCCATTTAAAAAGGGGATGGAGGTTAGGTTAAATGAGATACTTGAGAGACTTGAAGATTTAGTGGACAAAAAGGGTGCCCTTGGTCTTAGAGAACGTATAGGACGGAGGCCATATAAGATACCCACTACTTCTGTTGTGGATGAATCTGGTGTATATGGTAGAGATAATGATAAAGAAGCCATAATTAAGATGTTGTGCAATGAGGGAAATGGGAATGAGCTTGCTGTGATTCCCATTGTGGGGATGGGTGGGATCGGTAAGACAACTCTTGCTCAACTTGTTTACAATGACCAAAGAGTGAAAGAATGGTTTGAAGTCAGAGCATGGGTCTCTGTTCCTGATCCTGAAGAACTTGATGTTTTCAGAGTAACAAGAGATGTTCTTAAGGAGATTACCTCAGAGACCTGTGATACCAAGACTCCAAACCAGCTTCAAAACGAGCTAAAGGAAAGATTGAAGGGGAGACGATTCTTGCTTGTTTTAGATGATGTTTGGAATGACAGGCATTCAGAATGGGAACTTTTGCAGGCACCTCTTAAGTCTGGGGCTCGGGGAAGCAGGATTGTTATTACAACACGTATTCACACTGTGGCATCAAAGATTGGTACTGTTCCAACCTATCATCTGGATGTATTAACTGATGCGGATTGTTGGTCCTTATTTGCAAAACATGCATTTGATTATGGAAATTCTAGCATATATGCCGGTTTGGAAGAAATCGGCAAAGAAATAGTGAGAAAGTGCGGACGTTTACCTTTAGCTGCAAAAGCACTTGGGGCACTTTTACGCACCAAGAAAGAGGTCAAGGAATGGGAGAAGATATTGAAGAGCAGTTTGTGGAATTCATCGGATGACAACATTCTTCCAGCTTTAAGATTGAGCTACCATGATCTTCCATCACATCTAAAAAGATGCTTCTCTTATTGTGCAATATTTCCAAAAGATTATGAGTTTGAAAAGGAGGAGTTGATCCTTTTGTGGATGGCTGAAGGCTTCTTAGTTCATTCGAGTCCAGATAAGGAGATGGAAGAAGTAGGTGACGAATACTTTGATGATCTTGTATCCAGGTCATTATTTGAACGAGGGAGTGGCAGTCGTTCAAGCTTCATTATGCATGATCTAATAAATGACTTGGCTAAATTCGTATCTGGAGAATTTTGCTTTAGGCTAGAGGGTGACAAATCATGCAGGATTACAAATAGGACTCGGCACTTTTCATATGTGAGAACAGAAAATGACACTGGAAAGAAATTTGAGGGTATATATGGAGCCCAGTTCTTGCGCACATTCATACTTATGGAGTGGTCATGCATTGATAGTAAGGTAATGCATAAATTATTGTCCAACTTCAGGAAATTGCGAGTGTTATCTCTATCTCAGTATCGTAGTGTAGCTGAGATGCCAGAGTCAATTGGCTACTTGAAGCATTTACGGTATCTAGATCTCTCTACAGCATCAATAAAAGAGTTGCCTGAAAATGTGAGTATTTTGTACAATTTGCAAACATTAATCTTGCATGACTGTACATACCTTGCTGTGTTGCCTGATTCAATTGGAAAATTGGAGCATTTACGCTACTTGGATCTCTCTGGAACATCAATCGAAAGGTTGCCAGAATCCATCAGCAAATTGTGCAGTTTGCGAACATTAATCTTGCATCAGTGCAAAGATCTCATTGAGTTGCCAACCAGTATGGCACAGTTAACCAACTTGCGAAATCTTGATATCAGAGAAACAAAGTTGCAAGAGATGCCACCAGACATTGGAGAGTTAAAAAATCTCgaaatattaactaatttcATTGTGAGAAGACAAGGTGGATCTAACATTAATGAGTTGGGCGAGCTTCAGCATCTACGAGAAAAACTCTGTATTTGGAATCTTGAAGAGATTGTGGAAGTTGAAGATGCTTCAGGAGCTGATTTGAAGGGTAAGAGGCACCTTAAGGAGTTGGAGTTGACTTGGCACAGTGATACTGATGATTCAGCACGTGATAGAGGTGTCCTTGAGCAATTACATCCCCATGCAAATTTGGAATGTCTTTCTATTGTTGGTTATGGAGGTGATGCATTTCCACTTTGGGTAGGagcttcttctttctcaagtATAGTGTCCATGAAGCTCAGTGGATGTAAAAACTGTTCCACTCTACCACCACTTGGGCAATTAGCATCTCTAAAAGACCTTTCAATCACAAAATTTGGTGGAATCATGGTTGTTGGTCCTGAGTTCTATGGAAGTTGCACGTCCATGCAGAGTCCATTTGGATCCCTCAGAATCTTGAAGTTTGAAAAGATGCCACAATGGCATGAATGGATTTCTTTCAGAAATGAAGATGGAAGTAGAGCTTTCCCACTCCTCCAAGAGCTTTACATCAGAGAATGCCCCAGCCTAACTACAGCCTTGCCTAGTGACCTTCCTTCTTTAACAGTACTTGAGATTGAAGGATGCCTGCAGCTTGTAGCTTCACTTCCAAGAGCTCCAGCCATCATTAAAATGAAGTTAAAAGATGACTCTCGTCATGTTTTGTTAAAGAAATTGCCTTCTGGGCTGCACAGCCTCATAGTTGACGGATTCTACTCTTTAGATTCCGTATTAGGCCGAATGGGTAGGCCTTTTGCTACTTTGGAAGAAATTGAAATCAGAAACCATGTTTCACTCAAGTGCTTCCCATTAGACTCGTTTCCAATGTTAAAGAGCCTTCGCTTCACGAGATGTCCTATTCTTGAATCTCTTTCTGCAGCCGAGTCAACTAATGTGAATCACACATTGCTCAATTGTTTGGAGATTAGGGAGTGTCCTAATTTAGTATCTTTCCTTAAAGGAAGATTTCCTGCTCATTTGGCCAAGCTCTTATTACTTGGTTGCTCAAATGTGGTATCCTTTCCTGAGCAGACACTACTGCCTTCGACTCTGAACTCTCTTAAAATCTGGGATTTTCAGAACCTGGAATATCTGAACTACAGTGGACTTCAACATCTAACTTCTCTGAAAGAATTGGAGATTTGTAACTGTCCCAAGCTCCAATCCATGCCAAAAGAGGGCCTCCCTTCATCACTTTCTTCTCTGTCTGTCAGTTTATGTCCTCTGCTGGAACAAAGGTGTCAAAGAGAAAGAGGGGAGGATTGGATCAGGATTTCTCACATCCCCCATTTAAAT gATTTGAAAGGCACTTGGAGAAGGGAGTCATAG